Proteins encoded within one genomic window of Bacteroides sedimenti:
- the mreC gene encoding rod shape-determining protein MreC, producing the protein MRNLLNFLIKYNYWFLFVMLEVASFILLFRFNNYQGSTFFTSTNAAAGKIYELRSSVTSYFYLKSANEELLDRNMMLEQQIAGLKKELRERGEDSLKVDSMFSTPLKGINLLKADVIDNSLTKAENFVTLDKGSSDGIRRDMGVIDRNGVVGVVCMTSPHYSLVIPLISSKSNVNCKLLRSGYFGPLKWEGGDSRYAFLNDLPRHAKFSLGDTVVTSGYSEIFPQGIMVGTVDHIGNSKDGLSYQLKIRLATDFGKLSNVRVIPVKFNKEQMFLKQMENKQ; encoded by the coding sequence ATGCGGAACTTACTGAACTTCCTGATTAAATACAACTACTGGTTCCTCTTTGTTATGCTTGAGGTCGCCAGTTTTATTTTGTTGTTTCGCTTTAATAACTATCAGGGAAGCACTTTCTTTACTTCGACCAATGCCGCTGCCGGAAAGATTTATGAGCTCCGGAGCTCGGTGACATCCTATTTCTATCTGAAGAGCGCTAATGAGGAGTTACTAGACCGTAACATGATGCTGGAACAGCAGATTGCCGGACTGAAAAAAGAACTGAGAGAGCGGGGAGAAGATTCATTGAAAGTAGATAGTATGTTCAGCACACCTCTAAAAGGAATTAATCTGCTAAAGGCGGATGTTATAGATAATTCGCTGACTAAAGCCGAAAATTTTGTCACATTGGATAAAGGCTCCAGTGATGGAATTCGAAGGGATATGGGAGTTATTGACCGCAATGGGGTAGTAGGAGTTGTTTGTATGACTTCACCTCACTATTCATTAGTGATCCCTTTGATATCCAGCAAAAGCAATGTAAACTGTAAGTTGTTGCGTAGCGGATACTTCGGTCCGCTGAAATGGGAGGGTGGCGATTCACGCTATGCTTTCCTAAACGATTTGCCTCGCCATGCGAAATTCAGTCTGGGTGATACAGTGGTAACCAGTGGTTACTCTGAGATTTTTCCTCAGGGAATAATGGTGGGTACAGTAGACCATATCGGAAACTCCAAAGACGGTCTCTCTTATCAGCTGAAGATAAGACTGGCAACAGATTTTGGTAAACTAAGCAATGTGAGGGTGATTCCTGTTAAGTTCAATAAGGAACAGATGTTCCTGAAGCAAATGGAGAATAAACAGTAA
- the mreD gene encoding rod shape-determining protein MreD yields the protein MLATYLKRIEWFVALVLVQVLVLNNVHIAGYATPFIYIYLILKISSGVSRNELVFWGFFLGLTVDIFSNTPGMNAAATTFIAFIRPYLLRLFSPRDNSDEIVPAIKTIGVSPFIKYVITCVLFHHATLLLIDSFSFFDLTFLLIKIGASSLLTIVCVMCIEGFNK from the coding sequence ATGTTAGCAACCTATTTAAAACGTATAGAGTGGTTTGTGGCCCTGGTCCTGGTTCAGGTTCTGGTGCTTAATAATGTGCATATTGCAGGATATGCCACTCCTTTTATATATATATACCTCATTCTTAAAATTTCGTCTGGAGTATCCAGAAATGAACTTGTGTTTTGGGGATTTTTTCTTGGACTTACTGTTGATATTTTCTCAAACACTCCTGGCATGAATGCTGCTGCAACCACTTTCATTGCCTTTATTCGTCCGTACCTGTTACGGCTATTCTCTCCACGCGACAATTCTGATGAAATTGTTCCGGCTATTAAAACCATCGGGGTTTCACCTTTTATTAAATACGTGATAACCTGCGTACTGTTTCATCATGCCACCTTGTTGCTCATCGATTCGTTCTCTTTCTTTGACTTAACCTTTTTGCTAATCAAAATAGGGGCAAGCTCCTTACTTACTATTGTATGTGTGATGTGTATTGAAGGATTTAATAAATAG